A region of Spiribacter roseus DNA encodes the following proteins:
- a CDS encoding cytochrome ubiquinol oxidase subunit I: MEFDPVLISRLQFAFVVSFHAIFPVFTIGLASYIALLEGLHFKTGNPLWAQLSRFWTKVFAVAFGMGVVSGIVMSFQFGTNWSNFAQASANFLGPILSYEVVTAFFLEAAFLGVLLFGRDKVPRGTHLFAACMVALGTFVSAFWILVANSWMHTPAGAEFRDGILHVTSWTEAIFNPSFPYRFTHMAVASFLTGSFVVAGVSAWYLLKGHRVEANKKALSMCLWMILFLAPAQAVIGDFHGLNTLEYQPTKLAAMEGNWETQSNVPLLLFALPSKEAQGNLFEVGIPSLASIILTHHADGVVPGINEASPAEQPPVSIVFWSFRAMVGIGFLMIAIGLWGLVLRMRRQLYEPGLFHRTLPFMIAAPFIAVVAGWVTTESGRAPWLVYGMLSFAEGVTPSLSGWMAVVSLIGYMAVYAVVYAAGGYYLWQVVKGGMDGSEPGSDEAGAHPKRPLSGGGPIGDAAPAAPLKGDWT, from the coding sequence ATGGAATTTGATCCCGTACTGATATCGCGACTGCAGTTCGCCTTCGTGGTGTCGTTCCACGCCATCTTCCCGGTGTTCACCATCGGACTGGCGTCCTACATCGCCCTGCTCGAGGGGCTGCATTTCAAGACCGGCAACCCGCTCTGGGCGCAGCTCTCGCGGTTCTGGACCAAGGTCTTCGCCGTGGCGTTTGGCATGGGCGTGGTCTCCGGGATCGTGATGTCGTTCCAGTTCGGGACCAACTGGAGCAACTTCGCGCAGGCATCAGCCAACTTCCTCGGGCCGATTCTCAGCTACGAGGTGGTCACCGCGTTCTTCCTCGAAGCCGCCTTCCTCGGTGTGCTGCTGTTCGGTCGCGACAAAGTGCCGCGGGGCACGCATCTGTTCGCCGCCTGCATGGTGGCGCTAGGTACCTTCGTGTCGGCGTTCTGGATCCTGGTCGCCAATAGCTGGATGCACACACCGGCGGGCGCCGAGTTCCGGGACGGTATCCTCCACGTGACGAGCTGGACGGAAGCGATCTTCAACCCGTCGTTCCCGTATCGGTTCACGCACATGGCCGTTGCCAGCTTCCTCACCGGCAGCTTCGTGGTGGCGGGTGTCAGCGCCTGGTATCTGCTCAAGGGTCACAGGGTCGAGGCCAACAAAAAGGCCCTGTCCATGTGTCTGTGGATGATCCTGTTCCTGGCGCCGGCCCAGGCCGTCATCGGCGACTTCCATGGGCTGAATACGCTCGAGTATCAGCCGACCAAGCTGGCGGCCATGGAGGGCAACTGGGAGACCCAGTCGAATGTGCCGCTGCTGCTCTTTGCGCTGCCCAGCAAGGAAGCGCAGGGCAACCTGTTCGAGGTGGGCATCCCCAGCCTTGCCAGCATCATCCTGACCCATCATGCCGATGGCGTTGTGCCGGGTATCAACGAGGCGTCACCGGCGGAGCAGCCACCGGTGTCGATCGTGTTCTGGTCGTTCCGCGCCATGGTGGGCATCGGCTTTCTGATGATCGCCATCGGCCTCTGGGGACTGGTGTTGCGGATGCGGCGTCAGCTCTACGAGCCGGGTCTGTTCCATCGCACCCTGCCGTTCATGATCGCCGCGCCCTTCATTGCCGTGGTGGCCGGCTGGGTGACCACCGAGTCGGGCCGCGCGCCGTGGCTGGTGTATGGCATGTTGAGCTTTGCCGAGGGCGTCACGCCGTCACTCAGTGGCTGGATGGCCGTGGTGAGCCTGATCGGGTACATGGCCGTCTACGCGGTCGTCTACGCGGCGGGCGGATACTACCTCTGGCAGGTGGTGAAAGGCGGAATGGATGGCTCCGAGCCGGGTAGCGATGAGGCCGGCGCCCATCCCAAGCGTCCGCTCTCCGGTGGCGGCCCCATCGGCGACGCCGCGCCCGCTGCGCCGCTGAAGGGAGACTGGACATGA